The following are encoded together in the Cheilinus undulatus linkage group 3, ASM1832078v1, whole genome shotgun sequence genome:
- the LOC121507126 gene encoding ras association domain-containing protein 1-like isoform X2, giving the protein MSSENSSSDKTPSFEMTWGSSTSSGYCSEEDSDSEFEQYFTARTSFFPKTRKANVNLNNVKKDEQIEWGKQELTTPDIQQKVKEYNAQINSNLFMNMNKDGSYTGFIKVQFKLARPVSVPPPKKGSQDAGGRRASGVKRRTSFYLPKDASKHLHISSRTSAREVIEALLKKFTVVDNPGKFALFERSERHDQVYVRKLSDDERPLRLRLCAGPNEKVLSFVLKENETGEVNWHAFSMPELKNFLRILQREEEEHVKQIVQRYALARTKMKEALAGSTPG; this is encoded by the exons ATGTCAAGCGAGAATAGCAGCTCGGACAAAACCCCCTCTTTCGAGATGACCTGGGGCAGCTCCACCAGCAGTGGCTACTGCAGTGAGGAGGACTCCGACTCCGAGTTTGAGCAGTACTTCACTGCCCGGACATCTTTCTTCCCTAAAACCCGGAAAGCTAACGTTAATCTTAATAACGTAAAGAAG GATGAGCAAATCGAATGGGGGAAGCAGGAGCTTACAACTCCAGATATTCAGCAGAAGGTGAAGGAATACAACGCCCAAATCAACAGCAATCTCTTTATGAATATG AACAAGGATGGCTCCTACACCGGTTTCATTAAAGTTCAGTTCAAGCTGGCACGACCTGTGTCAGTGCCTCCTCCAAAGAAAGGGAGTCAAGATGCTGGAGGGAGGAGGGCTAGCGGGGTGAAACGCCGCACCTCCTTCTACCTGCCAAAAGACGCTTCCAAACACCTGCACATCAGCTCACGCACTTCTGCCCGTGAGGTCATTGAGGCTTTGTTGAAAAAATTTACTGTGGTGGACAATCCTGGCAAGTTTGCTCTGTTTGAGCGCAGCGAGCGTCATGACCAAG TGTATGTACGCAAGCTGTCTGATGATGAACGCCCTCTCCGCTTGCGTCTGTGTGCTGGGCCCAATGAGAAAGTCCTCAGCTTTGttctgaaagaaaatgaaactggAGAAGTCAAT TGGCATGCCTTCTCCATGCCTGAGTTAAAAAATTTCCTGCGCATCCTGCAGCGTGAAGAAGAAGAACACGTGAAGCAGATAGTGCAGCGATATGCTCTGGCCCGCACTAAGATGAAGGAGGCTCTGGCTGGTTCGACCCCTGGCTGA
- the LOC121507126 gene encoding ras association domain-containing protein 1-like isoform X1: protein MSWEEFIELRDLRTNREQIELTGSRSPCSPPRLERTNALRISPGKVPDLLSRVGIIRVLSSSQDPHIPEEKGEGHNFQPCSHAQPTWCDLCGDFIWGLYKQSLRCVNCRFTCHYRCRALIRLDCSWDRGFVSDHTCVVEHTIETDTNVDEQIEWGKQELTTPDIQQKVKEYNAQINSNLFMNMNKDGSYTGFIKVQFKLARPVSVPPPKKGSQDAGGRRASGVKRRTSFYLPKDASKHLHISSRTSAREVIEALLKKFTVVDNPGKFALFERSERHDQVYVRKLSDDERPLRLRLCAGPNEKVLSFVLKENETGEVNWHAFSMPELKNFLRILQREEEEHVKQIVQRYALARTKMKEALAGSTPG from the exons ATGTCTTGGGAGGAGTTCATCGAGCTCCGGGACCTGAGGACGAATAGAGAACAGATAGAGCTAACTGGCTCACGTTCACCCTGCTCGCCTCCTCGCCTGGAGAGAACGAACGCTCTGAGGATCAGCCCAGGGAAGGTCCCAGACCTGCTGAGCAGGGTTGGCATCATCAGAGTTCTGAGTAGCTCCCAGGACCCCCATATCCCTGAAGAGAAGGGAGAGGGGCACAACTTCCAGCCCTGCAGCCATGCCCAGCCAACATGGTGTGACCTGTGTGGAGACTTCATCTGGGGCCTTTACAAGCAGAGCCTGCGGTGTGTCA attgcAGGTTCACATGTCACTACCGCTGCCGCGCACTGATCCGCTTGGACTGCAGCTGGGACCGAGGCTTTGTGTCTGACCACACATGTGTTGTAGAGCACACAATAGAAACTGACACAAATGTG GATGAGCAAATCGAATGGGGGAAGCAGGAGCTTACAACTCCAGATATTCAGCAGAAGGTGAAGGAATACAACGCCCAAATCAACAGCAATCTCTTTATGAATATG AACAAGGATGGCTCCTACACCGGTTTCATTAAAGTTCAGTTCAAGCTGGCACGACCTGTGTCAGTGCCTCCTCCAAAGAAAGGGAGTCAAGATGCTGGAGGGAGGAGGGCTAGCGGGGTGAAACGCCGCACCTCCTTCTACCTGCCAAAAGACGCTTCCAAACACCTGCACATCAGCTCACGCACTTCTGCCCGTGAGGTCATTGAGGCTTTGTTGAAAAAATTTACTGTGGTGGACAATCCTGGCAAGTTTGCTCTGTTTGAGCGCAGCGAGCGTCATGACCAAG TGTATGTACGCAAGCTGTCTGATGATGAACGCCCTCTCCGCTTGCGTCTGTGTGCTGGGCCCAATGAGAAAGTCCTCAGCTTTGttctgaaagaaaatgaaactggAGAAGTCAAT TGGCATGCCTTCTCCATGCCTGAGTTAAAAAATTTCCTGCGCATCCTGCAGCGTGAAGAAGAAGAACACGTGAAGCAGATAGTGCAGCGATATGCTCTGGCCCGCACTAAGATGAAGGAGGCTCTGGCTGGTTCGACCCCTGGCTGA